Sequence from the Acidobacteriota bacterium genome:
TCCGTCGGGTTGTGCGGGCGGTAGCCTTCCAGGTGGGAGCCCGTGACGTATCGCAGGCAACCGTTTTCTTCGTCCACCGGCTGCAGCGGAAGCCAGAGGGTCACGACGTTGCAGGGGATCAGGCAGAAGTAGTAGTTGTCCTGGTGAGGGGGCGTCGGGTGCCGGGTGTTGGGTGGCTTATTGAACCATTCCGTATTTCCTCTGACCGGCTCACCCACCAGCGTCTCGGCGAGAGAGACCAGCTTCGGATGACCGAGGAAATCCCGGAAGAAGGGGTCTTCCTCCATGTCCTGGAGCTGTTTCAGGGTCTCGGGCTTTTCGGGGTCCTGGTAAAACGCCTTGCTGGGGGGCAATCCCGGCACGACGTCCCGGATGAAGCGGTCGACGTTGTCGGAAAGTTCCTGGAACTCGTCCTCTGTCAAGAACTGCCGGATGACGAGATGGCCATCCCGCTTGTAGTCCGCCCTGTATTCCTGGTAACTCATGGACCCTCCTTAACAGCCCGCGGCAAAAGTCGTCACGGCATTCGACCGTCCCTGCACAGGCGCGGACTACGTTGCGATTCGGGCACATACTCCCGGTATGCGCGCCGTAAGCGCCTTGTCCGGCGGGCGCAGGAACAGTCTCGGTGCTCGCGGGACTTTCGCCACGGACTGTTGAAACCGCACCCGTCGTATGGCAAAAGGCAAATTTCATTATAGTGTGCTGCGTTGGGAAAGGCGCAAGCTCGAATGTCCAAGCGACTCATCGTCACCGGTCCCCGAAACTCCCGGTTCCAGGAGGTTCCCGATCCTGACTGTCCGGCCGGCGGCCTGCTGGTCCGGGCGCGGATGACCGCCATCAGCACGGGGACCGAACTTCGCGTCTATCGCGGGATTCCCGTGGACCGGGAGAGGAAGTACCTGTATCCGGGTTTTCCGCTGCAGTTTCCGGTGGAGAACGGATATTCCATGGTGGGAGAAGTCGTGGAAGCGGGATCCGGCGTCTCCGGTTTCCGGCCCGGCGACCGGGTCTTCGTTCCGCAGACCCACAAGCAGGCGGCAGTGTCGCCAGCCGACTCGGCCACTCGGCTTCCGGACGCCGTGCCGGACCATCTCGGAGTTTTCCTGAGCATCGTGGAAGTGGCTCACATCGCCCTGCGGCGAGGTGACGTCATGCCCGGAGAGAATGTGGCCATCATCGGATCGGGGCTCATCGGCCTCTCGGCGTTGGCCTACTGCCGCGTCTTCGGTTGCCGGACGGCGGTGGTGGACCTGGACCGGAGCCGTCTGAGGGTGGCCCGAACCATGGGAGCCGATTGGACCGGAAGCCCGGTCGAGGAGGGCTTCACCCATGGAATCATGGAATTTTTCGGAGGAGAAGGAGCCGACCTCGTGGTGGAGGCGGCCTCCACCTGGAAGGCCGTCGAGACGGGTTTGGACATCGCCCGTCCCGGGGGCAGGGTCGTCGTGGTGGCCCGCCACACCGACCAGCCCCATTTCAGTCCGGTGAACTATCCCTATTTGCGCAAGAACCTCTCCTTGAAGACCTCCTACGGACACCCGCCGGCAGGGCAACGCTGGGACCGCCGGCGGTCCATTGCTTTGACTCTGGATTACCTCTCCCGCGGACTTCTGCAATTTTCTCCCATGATCACCCACCAGTTCGAATGGGAGGAATTGCCGGACGTCTATGCCAGGATGGACGCGGGAGAGGCGGAAATGATCGGCGTCTGCATCAACTGGACCTGATCACGCGGCGGTATTCCGTGAGACATGAAGTCGTCGGGCTTTTTGGCTCTCTTGGGGTATTTACATTGGAAACCTCGTCTGTATAATGCCGACTGAGCATAGTTCTTCGAATTCATCCACAGGGGGGAAATGTCATGGCTTGGAGAAAACGGTTCCTGGCGGTATCAGTGCTGGGTCTTGCGGTTCTGGTAGCGACGGGTTGTGTGAATCGTCCGCCCCAGATTGACTGCGGTGCCGGCACAGCTTCGGTAGTCGCGGGCAGTTCCGTGCAATTGACGGTTCAGGCCTCCGATCCCGACCGTTTCGGTTTCGGTGGAGACAGCGACAAGTTGACGCTTACGTGGTCCGCCACGCAGGGAAGGGTGTCGGGAGGCTCGTTGGACCAGGATGCCAACACACCGGTTTCGGTTTCCGCCACCTTCGACGCGACCGGCTTGGAGCCGGGCAAGGTCCAGGTCACGGCTGAGCTCGACGACCGGAAGCTGCAGGAGACCTGCTCCATCGACGTTACAGTCGAGAAGAACAAGCAGAAGCCCACCATCGCCTGCAACCCCAGCTCGGTGAGTGTGACCGAGGGGAAGAGCATTACGCTGAAGGCCAGCGCATCCGATGCCAACAACGATCCTCTGACCTACTCCTGGGCAGTTGACGGGAGTTCGGTGAGCGGCAACATGGCCAGCTTCCAGTTCGGGACCACCGGCCGTTCCGTCGGAGCCCACCGGGCCACGGTGACGGTCAAGGACTCGGACAACATGACGGCCAGTTGCACCTTCAACGTGACCGTCGCGCGCAGGCCCAATACCGATCCCAAGGTGACCCTGAGCCTCGACAAGTCGGAGGTCATGATGGGTGAGGCGGTCAAGGCCATGGCCAAGGCCAGCGATGCCGAAGGAGATCCCATCACCTACGCCTGGGCGGTGAACGGACGCAGCATGTCCGGTTCCGGCAGCAACTACACGGTCAACACCAGCGGAATGGGCGGCGGCTCTCACGCGGTTTCGGTCACGGCCAGCGACGATCGGGGCGGAAAGGGAATGGCCACGGCCTCCTTCAAGGTCCGCGAGAATATCGTCATTCAGGTCAACGGCCGACTGAACAACGTGGCCAAGGCCAAGCTGGACGAAATCGCCCTCAAGCTGCAGCAGAACCCGAGCCTGATGGCCACCATCACGGGCCACACCGACTCCGTGGGCAGCGAGAAGGGCAACATGAGGGCCGGAACCAAGCGCGCCGAGCGAGCGAAGGCCTATCTGACCACTCAGCACAGTGTCGGAGATTCCAGGATCGCCACCAAGAGCGCCGGCGAATCCATGCCCATCGCCGACAACAAGACGCGCGAGGGACGCAAGGAGAATCGCCGGGTGGAAGTGGAACTCTACGTTCCGTAAACCCCAGACTCACGGGCTGGATGGAGTCCCGTCCGGTCCATGATCATAAAGTGACGAAAATGCCTGCACCGCCTCCGGGTGGTGCAGGCATTTTTTATTTGAGATTCAGCCTCTTTACCGGTTTCCCGGGGGTATGAGGAACAAGGAGTCTTCGCCGGTCGGCGGCGAGAGGGCGGTCAGAGGTCCTGGCGCCCGGACAAAGCCCGGGTCAGGGTCAACTGGTCGGTGTATTCCAGGTCGCTCCCGATGGGGATGCCCAGCGCGATCCGGGAAACGCGAATCTCAAGGGGCTTGATGAGCTTGGAAAGATAGAGCGCCGTGGCCTCTCCTTCGGTGGTGGGATTGGTGGCCACGATCACTTCCTTGACCTCGCCGTCGCGAAAGCGCTCGAAGAGGTTCCGCAACTTGAGATCCTCGGGGCCGATTCCGTTGATGGGAGAGATGGCTCCGTGGAGGACGTGGTAGAGGCCCCGGTACTGGCCCGTCTTCTCGATGGAGAGCACGTTGAAGGGCTCCTCCACGACACAGATGGTCTCCCGGTCTCGATTGACCTGCTTGCAGATGGAGCAGGGATCGGTTCCGCCGATGTGATTGCACACCGCGCAGAACACCAGGCTGCGTTTGAGTTCTCCGATGGCCTGGGCGAGCCGGTTGCATTCGCTGTCGGGCTGACGGATCAGGTGGAAGACCAGCCGTTGCGCCGATTTGGGGCCGATGCCGGGGAGGCGCTTCAACTCGTCGACGAGTCTGTTGATCGGGTCCGGGCGGTGTGTGTCCATGACTCCTCCCAGTGAGATGCGGGTCAAAAAATTCCGCCGGTCAGATTGCTGACCCGGGAACTCATCATCTCATCGACCTTGCGTCCCGCTTCGTTGACGGCAGCCAGGACCAGGTCCTGGAGCATCTCCACGTCTTCCGGATCCACGGCGTCGGGATCGATTACGATGGAATGCATCTTCTTGGATCCGTCCATAACGACATGGACGGCCCCGCCGCCGCTGGTGGCCTCCACGCGGCTCTCGTGCATCTGGCGTTGCAACTGCTCTTGCATGATCTGAGCCTGCCTCATGAGGCCCTTGATGTTCTTTTTTCGCATCTTCATGCGCGTTTACTCCTGTGAGCGTGTGGATCGAAACGCCATGGAATCGGCTGGACGCGTACCGTGAAGAGGGCTACGGGTTGCGTTCCACAATCACCTTGCTCGGAAACCGCTTCAGAAATGCCTTGACCTTCGGGTGCTCCGCAAGGTCCTCTTCCTCATCCTTCCCCGACGGCTCCGCTTCCTGGAACCGGATCTGAAGCTTACAGGGGGATCCTGTCAACTGTCCCGACAGTTCGGCGAGGTGCTGCGCCTTTTCCTGAACCAAGCCGGCGTGGACCTGCTCGGAGGCGGGGAAGACGACGATCAGATCTCCGTCCTGAACCTGGCTGTCGGAGGAGTGCAGCAACGAATTATAGAGTCCCGCTTGATCCTGGACGGCGGCCAGGAGCCGTTCCCGAAAACCCTGTGCCTGTTGGACAGGCTCGGACCGGGCCGGTTCGGGGGGGGCGGGAGAGGCGGCCGGGGCGGGCGCGGCAGTCGTCTTGGCCGCTGGGGCCGGTCCGCTTGGAGCGGGTCGGCTCCCGAACAGATCCCGGCTCTCCGGAGGATTTTCGGGTGTCCGTGCGGTTCCTTGGAAACGACCGGATTCGAGTTGTTCCAGGACGCTCTCCAAGCGGGGAAGTCCGGCCAGCTCGATAAGCTTCATGAAGGCCATTTCCAGGTGAAGGCCCGGATTGGGGTGCCACCGCATCTCTCCCCCGCACCGGGTGAGCACGTCGAAGAACCGGATCAGATCGGGCGTCGAAAACGCCTCCGCCTGCCGCGTCACCACCTCTTTCTGGCTGTCGGGAAGTTGGAGCAATCGTTCTTCCCAACCGCTGACCTGAAAGACCATGAGGTTGCGGACATGGGCCAGCATCCGGCCCGCCAGGTTCAACGGATCGACCCCGGACTCGACGGCATCCTGCATCCGCTGCAGCAGGGCCTGGGCGTCCCGCTCCTGAATGCAGTCCACGAGTCCGGCCACAAGTTTCTCGTCCACCACGCCCAGCAGTACGCGGACGTCCTCGTCGGAGACCTGCTTACCCGAAAGCGAAGTGATCTGCTCCAGAATCGACTGGCCGTCCCGCATGCTCCCCTTGGCGGCCGAGGAGATGGCCCTCAGGCCGTAATCGCTGATCTCGATCTCCTCGCTGGCGCAGATCCGTTTCAGGTGCTCCAGAATCAGCACGAAGGGGATCGGTTTGAGGTCGTATTCCTGGCAGCGGGAGGTGATGGTGACGGGGATCTTGGCGTGTTCCGTCGTGGCCAGGATGAACTTCACGTGAGGCGGAGGCTCTTCAAGGGTCTTGAGCAACGCGTTGAAGGCCGCGTTGGAGAGCATGTGGACCTCATCGATGATGTAGATCTTGAAGCGGTCGCGCGCCGGCGTGTAGCGGGCGCTCTCGCGAAGCTCCCGGATGTTGTCTACGCCGGTGTTGGAAGCGGCGTCGATCTCCAGGACGTCCAGGCTGTTGGCGGCGGCGATCTCGGTGCAGGAGACGCATCGGGAGCAAGGCTCCTCGGTCGGCCCCTTCTCGCAGTTCAGGGCCTTGGCCAGAATCCGGGCCGTGGTGGTCTTGCCCACTCCCCGGACGCCCGAAAAGAGGAAGGCATGGGCGATGCGTCCGCTGCGGAGGGCGTTCCGCAGAGCCCGGGTGACGGTCTCCTGGCCCGCGACCTCATCGAAGGTCTGAGGGCGCCATTTCCGTGCCAGAACCACGTAGCTCATGGATGAACCCGCCGTCTCGGAGAGGAGGCCGGAGTCCCGTTGCGAGGGCCGGAATCCGGGTCGATCCGGTCGTCGAGGGACTTTCGAAGCTCCATACTATACCACTCCCAAACCGTGACGGGAGCGGGCCGGAGGGCTGCCCGGAGCGGGCTCCGTTCCTTGACTTGGAACCGGCAGATTGGCTCTAATGATCGTCGGAGGAGTACCGAAGTGGACGTACCGGGCCCGACTCGAAATCGGGTTGTCCGGTGATGAGCCGGGCACGTGGGTTCGAATCCCACCTCCTCCGCCACGCCTATTACTGATATTTGGCAGATCGAAGAATGGTTTGGGTGCATAAGCTGTGTCTTTCGTAACCCTCAAGAGGTTCGCGCTACGACTGCTGACCGTAGTGGCCATCGCTATTTTTCCTGCTCTATCTCCGATCCTGGAGAACGCCTCGGCCGCTCCCGGGAGTGACTTGACTCGAGCCGGACGTGCCTATGAACTCCGACTCGCCCGGGCACACGAACGTATGGAGAACACCATGTACGCATCCACCCCGGATCGTACGGGCGTCGACTCCATGTGTCCTGTATTGAGCGACGGCCGGATCGGGACACCGATTTTGCTGGACTTGCGCGGAGCGTTGCTGAAGTCCGACACCAGGAGGTATGCCGTAACGGCAGATGAAACGGAGTCGGAGGCGGAATCGGCACTGGACTTTTTTCAGAATCACATTTCCGCACCGATCGTGCAGGCGAAGTGCGTCAACTGCCATGTCGAAGGGGGCGTGTCGGGCCACACCCGGCTGATTCTCCATCCGTCTTCCAACGCCGACCATGCGACCCTCAACCTGGCCGTTTTCGAGAATTTTCTGGCTGACGTCGAGGACGGCGGCAATCTGATCCTGAACAAGATCCAAGGGGTGGGCCACGGCGGCGGGATTCAGGTGCCGGCCGGATCGGACGACTTCGCCAACATGGAAACCTTCCTTAGCCTGCTGGGCTACGGTGGCGATTCCGGTTCCGGCCTGTCCCCGGACACATTGTTCGACACGGTCACGATGGCGTCGCCGGGGAAAACGTTGTGGCGCGCTGCGTTGATCTTCGGCGGAACGATCCCGACCCGGGAGGAACGTGAAGCTGTTGAGAACGGCACCGAGGAGGACCTGCGGACGGCGATCCGGAATCGGATGACGGGTCCGGGATTTCACGAATTCCTGATTCGGGCGAGCAATGATCGGTTGCTCACGGATCGGCACTTGGGCGAGAACGTGATTTGGTATTTGGATCATCGATTCGTCGATTTGGTGAATCTGCATTGGACGAAGGCCATGGAAGCGCGCGAAAGAGGATTCTATGACAGGTGGTACGATGCAGAATATAAGCGGTGGTGGGAGTCACTCCAATACGGCATCGCGCGCGCCCCGCTGGAGTTGATCGCACATGTGGTGGAGAAGGATCTTCCCTACACGGAAGTTCTGACCGCCGACTACATCATGGCGAATCCGATGGCGTCGGAGGCGTACGGCGCGTCCACGGAATTCAAGGATGTGAATGACTGGCTCGAATTTGCACCATCGGAAATCGTCAGCTATTACCGGGACGATGGTTCGATGGTTTTTGAAAGCGACCCGGAGATCGGTTCCCGTGTCGTCGATCCCGGAAACCTGATTACCGACTATCCTCACGCAGGGATTCTCAATACGACCGTGTTCTTGCTGCGTTACCCCACGACCCCTACGAACCGCAACCGCGCCCGTTCGCGTTGGACGTACTACCACTTTCTGGATGTGGATATCGAGAAGTCGGCGTCGCGAACGACGGATCCCGTCGCTCTCGCCGATACCAATAACCCCACGATGAACAATTCCGCATGCACGGTGTGCCACACCGTCATGGATCCGGTTGCCGGCACGTATCAGAACTACGGGGAAGACGGCCAATACCGAGACGAAAGGGGAGGTCTGGACTCGCTGGACGAATTCTACAAGGAACCTCCGGATGGCGGGTACACGCCCTATCGAAAGGGTGACAGTTGGTATCGCGATATGCGTGGACCCGGCTTCAACGGACTGATCGCACCGGACGCGGAAAACAGTGTGCAATGGTTGGCCGAGCAAATCGTGGCTGACGACCGTTTCGCCGAAGCGACTGTGAAGTTCTGGTGGCCGGCGATCATGGGTGTCGAGGTCACGGTGCCGCCGGAGGACGAAAACGACAGCGGGTTCGAAGGGATGCTGCTGGCCGCCAACGCCCAATCCGGCGAGGTGGAGCGACTCGCCGAAGCGTTCCGGACGGGTATCGAGGGTGGGGACCCTTACAATCTGAAAGATCTTCTCGTGGAGATCGTGCTTTCGCCCTGGTTTCGTGCGGAATCGGTTTCCGACGACGATCCGGTGCGGACGGTGGCGTTGCAAAACGCCGGCGTCGAGAGGCTGTTGACGCCCGAAGAGTTGGCATGGAAGACTCAAGCCATCACCGGATACAGTTGGGGGCGGCAGCCCACAAGACGGTGGAACCTCGTTTATGGAAAATCTGTCAATTCGTGGACCGATTCTGAGGGCTACCGTCTGCTTTACGGCGGGATCAACTCGGATGCGGTCACGGAACGGTCGTACGACTTGACGCCGACGATGGCGGCGGTCGCCCAGAGCCATGCCCTTGAATCCAGTTGTCCCATTGTTCAACGCGAGTTCTTGCTCTGGCCGGATGAGAACCGGCGTCTATTTGGTGGGATTGACCAGAAAATGTTGCCGAATTCAAACCGCGGCGCCAGAAAAATTCGTGAAAAGCTGGTCGAACTGCACGAGAAGCTCCTTGGTGTGACGGTATCGGTCGATTCCCCCGATGTGCAGGCCGCGTTTCAGTTGTTTGTGGAGACGTGGGAACATAGACGTAACACGAGGGAACGGCGGAGTGCAATGACTGCCTGTGATATTCGCGATGATTTTTTCTTCGAAGGAATCGCTGACGATGTTCTGCAAACAAACGAGGACGGAGAGTTGGAATACGATGGGGAACGCGCGCACGAAATATTGGACGATGCTGACTTGTGGGACCGAGGCCGGCGAGATCCTATAATCCAGACGTGGGTCGTCGTGCTTGCGTATTTGATGACGGATTACCGGTACCTCTTTTTCTAGGGGGGTGAAGTGAAGCGGCGGACCTTTTTCAGAAGTCTGTTGGCCCCGGCGGTCGGTGCAGCGTCGGGATTTCACCTGCCACTGGCGAACGCGGCCGACTACGACGGCAAGCTGTTCATCTTCGTGCAGGCGAAGGGGGGTTGGGACCCGACGAGTTTCTGCGATCCGAAGACCAATACGCCCGGCGAGAAGGTCATCAACCACTGGGCCGAGAACGGAGAGACTCAGCAGGCGGGCAATCTCTTCTACGCGGACTTCGCCAACAACACGGCGTTTTTCGAAAAGTACTACGACCGGATGTTGGTCATCAACGGGGTCGACGCACAGACGAATTCTCACACGACGGGGGTCATCCATAACTGGAGTGGCCGGGTGTCTGAAGGGTATCCCAGCATGACCGCGTTGCTCGCGGCCCAATATGGACCGGAGTTGTCGCTTGCCTACCTCACTTTTGGGGGGTTTTCCGATCCGGCCGGGTTGATAACGTACACCCGCATGGATCGTCCGGAACTGATTAGCAATGTTGCGGTCCCGAATCGCCCTCGGTGGTCGGATTCGGGCCGGTTTCTTCACTCGGCAGACTGGGAACGGTTCCAGACATTTCGGGCGGCGAATATCGCTCGGTTGGCCGGGGATCCCCATCTGTTGCCCAGAGCAGCCCGCAACCGCGGGCTTTATGCAAGGGCGCTCTCATCGGAAGCGACCGAGGGGTTGAGAGCGTATGCTTCCCTCATTCCACCGCGCGATGAATTGGATCAACTGGAAGGGTTCCAAGGCGAATTCAACAGCATCGAGAACCAATTGCGGCGTCAAGCGCTGTTTACGATCCTTGCGTTCAAGGCGAAGGTAGCCGTCAGTGCCGATTTGTTAAAGGGTGGTTTCGACACGCACTTCAATCACGATCTGCAGTACACCAGCCTGTTGGGAAACTTGACCGATTCCGTGGACTTTCTGTGGGATTTCGCAGAGACGCATGAAGTCGCCGACCGGCTGGTCGTGGTGATGGGATCGGATTTCGGCCGCACCAACCACTACAATGTGGATAACGGAAAGGATCACTGGCCTATCGGCAGCTTCATCGTGATGGAAAAGAATCAGACCTGGACCAACCAAGTGGTCGGCGAAACCGACGCACTGCACTTTGCTCACAAGATCCATCCGGAAACACTGCAGCGCGACGACGCCAACGGAACCATCATCCACCCGAAACACGTTCACAAAGCGTTGCGCCGATATTTTCGAATCGAGGACTCGCTGGGAGCTCAGAAATTCCCCTTCCGCAACACCGAGGACTTCGCGTTCTTCGAATAAGTCACCAGGGAAAGGTGCTTGGTGGGACGGAACCATCTCCTCCGCCAGATCTTTACCGCACTTGTCGTCTCAAGCGCGCTCTGAAGGCGATAATTCTGCACGATCATCGCGCCCTCTGGGTGAGGAATAGGGATTAGAGTCCCGGTGTATCAGTGTCGGTAAGAATCATGCTGTCGAACTACGATGAGTTCGCCGCGGTCTACAACAGGCACTGGGGCGGGGACTCCCTGAACTGGTTCCCGGAAGTGGACCGGCTGGTTCTGGACCATCTCCATCCCCACAGCAACGTTCTTGATGTTTGCTGCGGGACCGGACAGGTCGCAGAGAAACTGACTCGACAGGGTTTCAGGACGGTTGGTGTCGATGCGTCGTTGGGGATGCTCCGCCATGCGGCCGTCAATGCGCCCGGGTGTCGGTTCGTCTGCGCGGACGTCCGGCGCTTCGGTCTGTCTCGCAAGTTTGATGCCGCTATTTCCCTTTTCGACAGCCTCAATCATCTGCTGACTCTGGAAGATTTCGAGTCGGCTCTTCTCAACGTGGCAAGGTGCCTCGCTTCAGGAGGCGTGTTTGCCTTCGATCTCAACACGGAGATCAAGTATCTGACGTCTTGGTCGGGCACGTGGACAGTCGATGATCCGGGGACGACCATGGAGGTCACGACCACTTATCGCGAGGACACTCGCTTGGCGGAGTTCCACGCGACGATTCCATCCCGGGACAGGGGCCGTCCCGTCGAGGTTCGGCTTTTCCAGACATGGTATTCCGTCTCCACGGTCGTCCAGGCGCTCGAACGCAGCCGCTTTACGGACATCTCCTGTATTGCCCTTGGCCGCAATCGCCGGGTCGAAGAAACGAACCGTGTGCTCTTCGTCGCCCGGAAGTGAATTTCCGGTGAGATTTTGCAGATACAGTAGGATGTGCGCCTTGACGGCGGCCAGCGGCCGCCATGACAATGGACCAACGTTCTGGGCCTCGGATGTCACTCTACGGCGTGGAAGTCGCTCAGTTCGGGTAGCTTCCGTCGCCGCTACCACCATGTTCGCTCCGGGAGGACGAAAACCCATGAATCGAATCCCAATCTGGCTGACGCTGTTCTTGCTGATCTTTCCTGCCTGCCAGCAGGCGTCGCAGGAAGCAGAGCAAGAAAAGATGGATCACCGCGTGACGGTGAAGATCGACCGGCTGGTGACCATCGTCCCCGCAGGCGCGTCCAAACGGGCCATGATGGCCATGGCGCGGCATCCCGACGGGACCATCTACCTGGCGCTTCAGACCGATCCGCCTGCCCTCTATTCGAGTGCGGACGATGGCGAGAACTGGAACTCCTCGCCGGTGGACCTCGGCCGGCCCCACCAGGTGGTGCAGGGAATGGGCGTGAACCGGAAGGGGAGGATCTTCCTGGTCCACCAGACCAGCGGGGAGCACCCGCCGAACCAAAAGGAGCTGCGTCTCTACGGCCAGGACCTGTTCGTCTCGTACTCGGACGACGGCGGGAAAACCTGGACCGGGTCGGAGACCGACTTCACCAGGTTCGGGCCGGGGACGCCCAACATCAAATTCCATGAGGATGGAAATCGGGCCGTCATCGAACAGCCGGACGGCACCCTTCTGTTCAACACCACTGTCGTTTCCAGTGAAGAGTACAAGAAGAAACATCCACCCACCGATCCGGTGGGTCCACCCAACTTCTTGTATGGAGGCACGCCGGACGACTTTTTCGGGGACGTGGTCTTGCGTTCCACCGACGGCGGCGTCACCTGGGGGGAACCGGCCCGGGTCAACACCGACCTGAACGCCCACGAGTCGACGCTGGCCATCGGTCCCGGAGACCCGGACCACGTCTTTGTCATGACCCGGATCCAGCGCCTGGGCCGGCCCGGGGAGGACGGCGCCAAGATGATGATGGAGACCGGGAACCCCATGCACTACTACAAGCAGGGGGCGCTCTTCGAATCGAAGGACGCCGGCCGGACCTTCCAGTTGGCGCCCGGTGGAATGACCGAATGGTACGGTCACCGGGGGACGGTCGATTGGACCCCCAGCAACGTCGTCGTGGTGACCCATGCCTGGGGGCACGCCGGAAATACCCGCAGAGCGGCGCGAATCAGCCTGGACGGCGGACAGACCTGGGTCGACGGTACCCGCTCCGGGACCCCGCTCATGAACCGGTCCAAGAAGTTCCTGCTGGCTCCCGTGGCCGGCTTCACGACCCCGACCGTCGAGATCTCCCCGGGGCGCTTCATCACGGCTATTTACCACTACTCACACATCGAGTCGGTCCCGGACGATCTCAAAGGGGTCGTCGCGGGCGTCTTCTGGACTCTGGAGAAGATGGGCGGGGAATGAGGCAGCGGACGCGCCCATTCCATCCCGTCTGCGGGAACGAAGAATGATCGTAGATGCGCACCTCCACGTCTGGCGTTCGGCTCCCGACCACCCCAATCCCGGCGCCACCATCGTCAGTCCGACGTCGGACGTCCCGGTGGAGCTGCTCCGGCAGTACATGGATGAGCACGGTGTGGACCGGGCCGTCGTGGTGCAGCCTCTTTACCCGGGCGAGGACAATTCCTACGTGGCCGACTGCGCCGCCGCGGAACCGGACCGCTTGGCGGCGGTGTGCTACGTGGACCCGCGGCGGGAGGGCGCGGACCGGCGCCTTCGCTACTGGGTCGAGGAACGGGGTTGCCGGGGCCTGAGAATTCGCCCCAACGTTCCCGGCGAGGATGTGACCTTCGGCCGGCCCGCTTCGTATCCGGTCTGGGAAGCCGCCCAGGACCTGGGAATCGCGGTCAACCTGCTCATGAGGATGGACCATGTTCCGGCCCTGGCCGGGTTGGCGGAGCGGTTTCCCCAGGTTCCCCTCCTCATCGATCACATGGCCTATCCCGACGTGACGGCCGGAACGGGCGATCCGGCATTCCAGGCCCTGCTGGCGCTCAGCCGGTATCCTCAGGTATCGGTGAAGGTCAGCGGCTACTACTACCACTCCCGCCAGGCGTGGCCGAACCGGGACTGCCATCCGTTCTTCAGGGCCTTTTGCGAGGCCTTCGGCGCGGATCGGCTGATCTGGGGAAGCGACTTCCCCCACGTTCTGCTCAAGTGCAGCTACGCCAGTGCTTTGGGGCTCCAGGAGCGCTTCTACACGGAACTGGAACCTGCAGAAATGGCCGCCGTCATGGGAGGGAACGCCGCCTCCGCGTACTGGCCGGATTCCGGTTCGGGGTAAGGTCCAGCCTGGGTTTCGACCGGGTCGCGGGCTTGTTCCGGAACCACCCAGGAAGTAAAATTCACGGCTTGAATTTTCCGGGCAGGAGAGGTGTCCGAGTGGTTTAAGGAGCACGCTTGGAAAGCGTGTGTACGGGTAACT
This genomic interval carries:
- a CDS encoding phytanoyl-CoA dioxygenase family protein → MSYQEYRADYKRDGHLVIRQFLTEDEFQELSDNVDRFIRDVVPGLPPSKAFYQDPEKPETLKQLQDMEEDPFFRDFLGHPKLVSLAETLVGEPVRGNTEWFNKPPNTRHPTPPHQDNYYFCLIPCNVVTLWLPLQPVDEENGCLRYVTGSHLEGYRPHNPTEVIGFSQGITDYGPRDRLREHRVVLQPGDLAAHHGMMIHSADPNRSNHRHRPAFAVVYKGVSCRMDEDAARRYRDNLRRQHQEAGMA
- a CDS encoding zinc-binding dehydrogenase translates to MSKRLIVTGPRNSRFQEVPDPDCPAGGLLVRARMTAISTGTELRVYRGIPVDRERKYLYPGFPLQFPVENGYSMVGEVVEAGSGVSGFRPGDRVFVPQTHKQAAVSPADSATRLPDAVPDHLGVFLSIVEVAHIALRRGDVMPGENVAIIGSGLIGLSALAYCRVFGCRTAVVDLDRSRLRVARTMGADWTGSPVEEGFTHGIMEFFGGEGADLVVEAASTWKAVETGLDIARPGGRVVVVARHTDQPHFSPVNYPYLRKNLSLKTSYGHPPAGQRWDRRRSIALTLDYLSRGLLQFSPMITHQFEWEELPDVYARMDAGEAEMIGVCINWT
- a CDS encoding OmpA family protein; this translates as MAWRKRFLAVSVLGLAVLVATGCVNRPPQIDCGAGTASVVAGSSVQLTVQASDPDRFGFGGDSDKLTLTWSATQGRVSGGSLDQDANTPVSVSATFDATGLEPGKVQVTAELDDRKLQETCSIDVTVEKNKQKPTIACNPSSVSVTEGKSITLKASASDANNDPLTYSWAVDGSSVSGNMASFQFGTTGRSVGAHRATVTVKDSDNMTASCTFNVTVARRPNTDPKVTLSLDKSEVMMGEAVKAMAKASDAEGDPITYAWAVNGRSMSGSGSNYTVNTSGMGGGSHAVSVTASDDRGGKGMATASFKVRENIVIQVNGRLNNVAKAKLDEIALKLQQNPSLMATITGHTDSVGSEKGNMRAGTKRAERAKAYLTTQHSVGDSRIATKSAGESMPIADNKTREGRKENRRVEVELYVP
- the recR gene encoding recombination mediator RecR, yielding MDTHRPDPINRLVDELKRLPGIGPKSAQRLVFHLIRQPDSECNRLAQAIGELKRSLVFCAVCNHIGGTDPCSICKQVNRDRETICVVEEPFNVLSIEKTGQYRGLYHVLHGAISPINGIGPEDLKLRNLFERFRDGEVKEVIVATNPTTEGEATALYLSKLIKPLEIRVSRIALGIPIGSDLEYTDQLTLTRALSGRQDL
- a CDS encoding YbaB/EbfC family nucleoid-associated protein, which codes for MKMRKKNIKGLMRQAQIMQEQLQRQMHESRVEATSGGGAVHVVMDGSKKMHSIVIDPDAVDPEDVEMLQDLVLAAVNEAGRKVDEMMSSRVSNLTGGIF
- the dnaX gene encoding DNA polymerase III subunit gamma/tau; this encodes MSYVVLARKWRPQTFDEVAGQETVTRALRNALRSGRIAHAFLFSGVRGVGKTTTARILAKALNCEKGPTEEPCSRCVSCTEIAAANSLDVLEIDAASNTGVDNIRELRESARYTPARDRFKIYIIDEVHMLSNAAFNALLKTLEEPPPHVKFILATTEHAKIPVTITSRCQEYDLKPIPFVLILEHLKRICASEEIEISDYGLRAISSAAKGSMRDGQSILEQITSLSGKQVSDEDVRVLLGVVDEKLVAGLVDCIQERDAQALLQRMQDAVESGVDPLNLAGRMLAHVRNLMVFQVSGWEERLLQLPDSQKEVVTRQAEAFSTPDLIRFFDVLTRCGGEMRWHPNPGLHLEMAFMKLIELAGLPRLESVLEQLESGRFQGTARTPENPPESRDLFGSRPAPSGPAPAAKTTAAPAPAASPAPPEPARSEPVQQAQGFRERLLAAVQDQAGLYNSLLHSSDSQVQDGDLIVVFPASEQVHAGLVQEKAQHLAELSGQLTGSPCKLQIRFQEAEPSGKDEEEDLAEHPKVKAFLKRFPSKVIVERNP